The Humulus lupulus chromosome 4, drHumLupu1.1, whole genome shotgun sequence genome has a window encoding:
- the LOC133831053 gene encoding PWWP domain-containing protein 5-like: MTEKSEAEGIDLNSGVVSSELVNGVNVANNQSGAVMEVSLNGKTNEVKDGGVCKESLESEVNGAESEKMVDFSSKEEGTDCDGKVGVLLDCTEAGEAIAAGEVLSKSVDMGLDEESHEGEDLMGNDKGKGGAFKAEKEKGKEKAIDEMERNEDVEKGLVDETSDKGASVVDNPSSNVENSSLSETLEAADSVSDVVKPQSPGTTESAEGLIHHAVVAVLEKKAEFFPPKDSETELSEGIQKEELNLKVHLEAQSKEDMTKACFSETQASKSSENESKSFNIIIDLSPRMYSRGNVESATLKPEFAIGDLVWGKVRSHPWWPGQICDPSAASRKAKKYFKRDGFLIAYYGDHTFAWNDVSRMKPFLTHFSQMEKQSNTEDFHYALDCVLEEVSRRVEFGLACSCIPKEVYAKLKTQIIINAGIQDDKCRIDGGDRSLTVASFEPSKLVEYVKELAQVPYGGTEKLELAIAQSQLLAFNRLKGYSQLPEFIMLGGLLENDADIFPSEEKQHCSEVIGAVHLPQKDSDVDASISEKGKSKSQGKSSIKRKLASEDSAFPSKKEKILKNFVDQKHATTHASENGSESKLSSKKHKEGKVMSKDLPMKEKKTMASMADNNSPQLRKPTFRVGESIRRVASQLNGSSPILKNGDGMFKTKVNIMPEESKTGRLETEESPDEKLSQLFLAAKDPKRVNNSSMISFFSEFRSTVSLGLPSSEIEESLEHLFGSKTVKKLTKRGRKSNMPGFTELPSPELMKESYWSDRIVRSIPEPEDRNETEDYLLAKCRKEKIGNSAIEQQNPLEQQTAGENLKMEVEKNDSFPEDNYPTALILNFTNLDSVPSETNLNKIFSRYESLNESETEIFKKSSRAKVVFGKRSDAETAFSSAGKYSTFGPSLVSYRLKYLKSTLSKASSSPKKRSKKVTESAEDGANLIHQTQKADED, translated from the coding sequence ATGACTGAAAAATCTGAGGCTGAGGGTATTGACCTCAATTCCGGCGTCGTTTCAAGTGAGCTTGTAAATGGGGTTAATGTAGCTAATAACCAATCAGGAGCTGTAATGGAGGTCAGCTTGAATGGAAAAACAAACGAGGTCAAGGATGGCGGTGTATGCAAGGAGAGCTTAGAGAGTGAGGTGAATGGTGCTGAGAGCGAGAAAATGGTAGATTTTTCTTCCAAAGAAGAAGGTACAGATTGTGATGGAAAAGTTGGAGTTTTATTGGATTGTACGGAAGCTGGAGAAGCCATTGCTGCAGGTGAAGTTCTTTCGAAGAGTGTGGACATGGGATTAGATGAAGAAAGTCATGAAGGTGAGGATTTGATGGGAAATGATAAAGGAAAAGGAGGTGCTTTTAAAgctgaaaaagaaaaaggaaaggagaAAGCTATTGATGAGATGGAGAGGAATGAAGATGTGGAGAAAGGTTTAGTTGATGAAACTTCGGATAAAGGGGCTTCTGTTGTGGACAATCCAAGTTCAAATGTCGAAAATTCGAGCCTTTCTGAAACTCTTGAGGCTGCAGATTCTGTTTCTGATGTTGTTAAGCCTCAATCTCCTGGAACTACTGAATCTGCAGAGGGTTTAATACACCATGCTGTGGTTGCGGTGTTAGAGAAGAAAGCTGAGTTTTTTCCCCCAAAAGACAGCGAGACTGAGCTATCTGAAGGGATACAAAAGGAGGAGCTGAATTTGAAAGTTCATTTAGAGGCACAAAGCAAGGAAGACATGACAAAAGCCTGTTTTTCAGAAACACAGGCTTCCAAGAGTAGTGAGAACGAATCTAAATCTTTCAATATCATCATCGATTTAAGCCCACGAATGTATTCTAGAGGGAATGTTGAATCAGCTACCTTGAAACCAGAATTCGCTATTGGTGATTTGGTATGGGGAAAAGTGAGGAGTCATCCATGGTGGCCTGGTCAGATTTGTGACCCTTCAGCCGCATCACGAAAGGCAAAGAAGTATTTCAAAAGAGACGGCTTTTTGATAGCCTATTATGGAGATCATACATTTGCTTGGAATGATGTGTCACGGATGAAGCCGTTTCTTACACATTTTTCTCAAATGGAGAAGCAGAGCAATACTGAAGATTTCCATTATGCACTTGATTGTGTATTGGAGGAGGTTTCAAGACGGGTTGAGTTTGGGCTGGCGTGTTCTTGCATACCTAAAGAAGTATATGCCAAGCTTAAAACTCAGATAATTATCAATGCTGGTATACAGGATGATAAATGTAGGATAGATGGTGGAGATAGGTCTTTAACTGTAGCTTCATTTGAACCTAGTAAGCTTGTTGAGTATGTTAAAGAATTAGCTCAAGTCCCATATGGTGGAACTGAGAAGCTAGAACTCGCTATTGCACAGTCACAGTTATTGGCCTTCAATCGTTTGAAGGGTTATTCCCAGCTGCCGGAATTCATCATGCTTGGTGGGCTCTTGGAGAATGATGCTGACATTTTTCCATCTGAAGAGAAGCAGCATTGCAGTGAAGTGATTGGGGCAGTTCATTTGCCACAAAAGGATAGTGATGTTGATGCATCAATCTCTGAGAAAGGAAAATCGAAAAGTCAAGGCAAATCATCCATTAAAAGAAAGCTAGCGTCTGAGGATAGTGCATTTCCAAGTAAAAAAGAGAAAATACTGAAGAATTTTGTTGATCAGAAGCATGCGACTACTCATGCGAGCGAAAATGGTTCAGAAAGCAAGCTTAGTAGTAAGAAACATAAAGAGGGCAAAGTGATGTCTAAAGATTTGCCTatgaaagaaaagaaaaccaTGGCAAGTATGGCTGATAACAACTCTCCACAGCTCCGCAAGCCAACTTTCAGGGTAGGAGAGAGCATCCGCAGGGTTGCTAGCCAACTAAACGGGTCCAGTCCAATTCTTAAGAATGGAGATGGAATGTTTAAAACTAAAGTGAACATTATGCCTGAAGAATCAAAAACCGGAAGGCTAGAAACTGAGGAGTCTCCTGATGAAAAGCTGTCCCAGCTCTTTTTGGCTGCCAAGGATCCCAAGAGAGTAAACAACTCTTCCATGATCAGCTTCTTCTCAGAGTTTAGGAGTACTGTTTCCTTAGGCTTGCCCAGTTCAGAAATTGAGGAGTCTCTGGAGCATTTGTTTGGAAGTAAGACTGTGAAAAAATTAACCAAGCGTGGAAGAAAATCTAACATGCCCGGGTTTACTGAACTACCTTCACCAGAGTTGATGAAGGAGTCCTACTGGTCTGATAGAATAGTTCGAAGCATTCCTGAGCCTGAAGATCGAAATGAAACTGAGGACTATCTACTTGCGAAATGCAGAAAGGAAAAGATTGGCAACTCTGCCATAGAACAGCAAAATCCCCTTGAACAGCAAACTGCTGGTGAGAATCTCAAAATGGAAGTGGAGAAGAATGATAGTTTCCCCGAAGACAACTATCCAACGGCTTTGATTTTGAACTTTACAAACTTGGATTCGGTCCCCTCAGAAACTAACTTGAACAAGATATTTAGCCGTTATGAATCTTTGAATGAATCAGAGACTGAAATCTTCAAAAAGAGCAGCCGTGCCAAGGTAGTTTTCGGTAAACGTTCTGATGCTGAAACAGCTTTCAGTAGTGCAGGAAAATACAGTACATTTGGACCCTCACTTGTGAGTTACCGACTCAAGTATTTAAAATCTACACTAAGTAAAGCTTCTTCAAGTCCAAAGAAGAGGAGCAAAAAAGTGACTGAATCTGCCGAAGATGGTGCAAATTTGATCCACCAAACTCAGAAAGCTGATGAAGATTGA